A region from the Microcebus murinus isolate Inina chromosome 3, M.murinus_Inina_mat1.0, whole genome shotgun sequence genome encodes:
- the TGOLN2 gene encoding trans-Golgi network integral membrane protein 2 → MRFLVALVLLSVAAADLTSILPPITRSTSSGSVSRPPPQGSDSIQPTSSQLPNEEHLSDPLVQNVSSTRDVSNSSVVEQPSSQEGGSSRSNLDSHPAKDNSKPPSILSSDNKDAPNINQVADGETSPNAPRTESGEKVLMDPDLTSSKQEEDKSPEPAEDAEPKDAEEGDTEPEEGLPPKEEKEKVSGPASSENREGILVDPMSSEKDDLYKDNVGNASAESSHFFAYLVTAAIFVAVLYIAYHNKRKIIAFVLEGKKSKVTRRPKASDYQRLDQKL, encoded by the exons ATGCGGTTCCTGGTTGCGTTGGTCCTGCTGAGCGTTGCGGCGGCGG aCTTGACCAGCATCCTGCCGCCAATCACCAGAAGTACGTCCTCCGGGTCTGTAAGTCGACCACCACCTCAAGGAAGCGACTCCATTCAGCCCACCTCGAGCCAGCTGCCTAACGAGGAACATCTTTCTGATCCACTTGTTCAGAACGTGTCTTCCACGAGAGATGTCTCTAACAGCTCAGTTGTGGAGCAGCCGTCTTCTCAAGAAGGCGGCTCCAGTAGGTCAAATTTGGACTCACATCCCGCGAAAGACAACTCCAAGcccccctccatcctctcatCTGATAACAAGGACGCCCCCAACATAAACCAAGTAGCTGATGGAGAGACGTCTCCGAATGCTCCCAGAACTGAATCTGGGGAGAAAGTGTTAATGGACCCTGACCTCACTTCTTCCAAGCAGGAGGAAGATAAGTCTCCAGAGCCTGCTGAAGATGCGGAGCCCAAAGATGCTGAAGAAGGTGATACAGAGCCTGAAGAGGGCTTACCacccaaagaagagaaagaaaaggtgtCTGGCCCTGCCTCCAGTGAGAACCGGGAAGGGATACTTGTGGATCCCATGAGTAGCGAGAAGGATGACCTTTATAAGGACAATGTTGGAAATGCCAGTGCAGAGAGCAGCCACTTCTTTGCATATCTGGTGACTGCAGCCATTTTTGTTGCTGTCCTCTATATTGCTTATCACAACAAGCGAAAG ATTATTGCTTTTgtcctggaaggaaaaaaatccaaagtcaCTCGGCGGCCAAAGGCCAGTGACTACCAACGTTTGGACCAGAAG ctttga